One Fusarium falciforme chromosome 1, complete sequence genomic window carries:
- a CDS encoding J domain-containing protein: MTDSRERANLRVPRARPGVTRSPSTRSSAAFEDFRPPPGGPAGSQALRGNSSRISLNSLNEQFASTRQEYELWDDDGSSVYERLTNASEAGDPETGEKILMSSADGFGLLYHADEAPSGPGLSWDYYDILCLPRDGKELSQEQIRSAYYRLFLLFYPDSYPEHLRPIARQQFLRAQEAFETLIDPIRRAQYDLDHFLHVEDARRASSEYETAFKEAVRNRVQNGIQTSSDLGIRLDASRSSIDHSGPRLLDFALSHSVTVDVPSLRKLVQPQVSRLERLASSKQHAVVDGPFQPTVEVATPTLTVSGSTYGIAGDTSMLPTTLLYDRYQPLLPLTIPRNRLIQLVENRLSPLVTLRYRQEFLNRSPISSPEKFRWVKTAIELESDILPELSATSRLYHQFTLPNVSEPTTLEYSIQSSRHEPPTQPRITLGLHQKLYHGTGFLRADSGDWVFGSGHSGWFSDFSRMNPNMFSAESPLKTSPTLELGFRTGSSERVPVPGSSDSPGSESGIRGLDHELNSSCNHGTWAISASATPTSAAGLLRYSKDLDLPFQTPSTSLDPGTPSSARVEVELCSNTFQDRYLALRNLWSVGRFARIGLELGISLHNLHLSVYWSRLGQRLSVPLLIAPRDLIGPSIIFWAGALPFVGLAALELGLDHRRRRRRSSRSRRRAARAEAATGKPNMVTARHRYEADNVAVLLAQAVEGRQKRQMTLGGLVIVSAKYGVPSEDGTLSTGEQVADVTIGLAALVDDSPDARGPALSIPRGVRKSRLPGFWDPAPGRDKVLRVEYSFRGVADVVEVGGREELILPPQA, from the coding sequence ATGACCGACTCCCGCGAGCGCGCAAACCTCCGTGTTCCTCGTGCCCGGCCCGGCGTCACCAGAAGCCCCTCCACACGCTCCTCGGCCGCCTTTGAAGACTTTCGCCCTCCTCCAGGCGGCCCCGCTGGTTCTCAGGCCCTCCGCGGGAATTCCTCCAGGATCTCTCTCAATTCTCTCAATGAACAGTTTGCCTCTACGCGCCAAGAATATGAGCTGTGGGACGACGATGGGAGCTCGGTTTATGAACGCTTGACCAACGCCTCTGAAGCGGGGGACCCCGAGACCGGCGAAAAGATCCTCATGAGTTCGGCCGATGGATTCGGGCTGCTATACCATGCCGACGAAGCCCCGTCTGGCCCAGGACTGTCTTGGGACTACTACGATATTCTCTGTCTTCCTCGAGACGGCAAAGAGTTGTCACAAGAGCAGATTCGAAGTGCATACTaccgcctcttcctcctcttttaTCCTGACAGCTATCCTGAACATCTCCGACCAATTGCTCGCCAGCAATTCCTCCGCGCCCAGGAAGCATTCGAAACACTCATTGATCCCATCCGCCGAGCGCAGTATGACCTGGACCATTTCCTACATGTCGAGGACGCTCGGAGGGCATCATCAGAGTACGAAACAGCTTTTAAGGAAGCTGTCCGGAACCGCGTACAGAATGGCATCCAGACGAGCTCCGATTTGGGTATCCGGCTGGACGCATCGAGGTCCTCCATAGACCACTCGGGTCCTCGGCTGCTGGACTTTGCTCTAAGCCATTCCGTGACGGTTGACGTTCCCTCTCTACGCAAGCTAGTACAGCCTCAAGTCTCCCGGTTAGAGCGCTTAGCATCGAGCAAACAGCATGCAGTGGTTGATGGGCCTTTTCAACCTACAGTCGAGGTGGCCACGCCGACTTTGACTGTATCTGGATCTACATACGGTATTGCAGGAGATACGTCTATGCTACCAACGACACTGTTGTATGATCGATATCAACCGCTTTTGCCCTTGACAATTCCCAGGAACCGCCTCATCCAACTCGTCGAGAACCGACTTTCGCCATTGGTAACTCTTCGATACAGACAAGAGTTCCTGAACCGCTCGCCTATATCATCACCAGAGAAGTTTAGATGGGTCAAGACCGCGATCGAGCTCGAGTCTGATATTCTACCAGAGTTGTCGGCCACTAGCCGCCTCTACCACCAATTCACACTCCCCAATGTCTCAGAGCCAACCACCCTCGAGTATAGCATACAGTCCTCCCGACATGAGCCTCCTACTCAACCAAGAATTACCCTCGGACTTCACCAGAAGCTGTACCATGGCACGGGATTCCTGCGTGCGGATAGTGGCGACTGGGTGTTCGGCTCTGGTCACTCTGGTTGGTTCTCCGACTTTTCAAGGATGAACCCCAACATGTTCAGCGCCGAGTCTCCTCTGAAGACGTCCCCTACTTTGGAATTGGGCTTCCGAACGGGGTCATCGGAGAGAGTTCCAGTGCCAGGCTCCTCAGACTCGCCTGGCAGCGAGAGTGGCATTAGGGGTCTTGACCACGAACTCAACTCTTCCTGTAACCACGGCACTTGGGCCATCTCTGCCTCGGCGACACCTACTTCGGCTGCAGGCCTCCTACGATATAGCAAAGACCTCGACCTCCCTTTTCAAACTCCCTCGACATCTCTGGACCCTGGAACGCCCTCGTCCGCTCGCGTGGAAGTCGAGCTCTGCTCCAACACTTTCCAGGACCGGTATCTCGCCCTCCGCAACCTCTGGTCTGTCGGCCGTTTTGCCCGCATCGGCCTAGAGCTTGGTATCAGCCTTCACAACCTCCACCTCTCAGTCTACTGGTCCCGACTTGGCCAGCGCCTCAGCGTGCCCCTTCTTATCGCCCCGCGTGACCTTATCGGACCAAGCATCATCTTCTGGGCTGGCGCACTACCTTTTGTTGGTCTTGCTGCGCTtgaacttggccttgaccatCGCCGCCGTCGTAGACGTTCTTCGCGTTCCCGTCGACGCGCGGCGAGAGCAGAGGCTGCCACTGGTAAACCCAACATGGTTACCGCCCGACATCGCTACGAAGCCGACAACGTCGCTGTGCTCCTCGCCCAAGCCGTCGAGGGCCGACAGAAGCGCCAGATGACCCTCGGCgggctcgtcatcgtcagtgCCAAGTACGGTGTCCCCAGCGAAGACGGTACGCTCTCGACAGGCGAGCAGGTGGCCGACGTCACCATCGGACTGGCTGCCCTCGTCGACGACTCACCTGACGCCCGTGGTCCAGCTCTGTCCATCCCCCGAGGGGTGCGCAAGAGCCGACTTCCGGGATTCTGGGACCCTGCCCCGGGTCGTGACAAGGTTCTCCGAGTTGAGTATTCGTTCCGAGGAGTTGCAGACGTGGTCGAGGTTGGCGGCCGTGAGGAGCTGATACTCCCACCTCAGGCGTAA
- a CDS encoding T-SNARE coiled-coil-like proteiny domain-containing protein, with the protein MSYGYGRQNPYDSPDTGYNTPTGGYGNNGGYGGGYNSPPAQSGFGGNVELEPLAHNASSFGHGDPNAILNECRDIDRGIDTVERNLEELRHIQQRTLDDADSSASSAANQQLDALSADTMSLYRGLTERVRVVKSNPEAQSAKNNPHVTRIDRRLKSAIQQYQQVESQFRKRTQDQMARQYRIVRPDATEAEVQAAVEDTTGGQVFQQALMQSDRQGRARAALSAVQDRHAALVKIEQQMVELAQLFQDMDTLVVQQEVAVTQIEQKAEEVVENLDKGNEEIGVAVNTARKTRKKKWICLGICVAIIVVIVIIVLIYIFVIKGQNNDNKKRSLVDDINRTLPAISAIGRRSRIMGRSADDSEATALLDQLTKGRMHLPSIPK; encoded by the exons ATGAGT TACGG ATACGGAAGACAAAATCCCTACGACTCGCCCGACACGGGCTACAACACTCCTACCGGCGGTTATGGAAACAATGGCGGTTATGGAGGTGGGTACAACAGCCCTCCCGCGCAGAGTGGTTTTGGAG GCAACGTCGAGCTGGAGCCCCTCGCCCACAACGCCAGCTCCTTTGGCCATGGCGACCCCAACGCCATCCTGAACGAGTGCCGCGACATTGACCGCGGCATCGATACTGTCGAGAGGAACCTTGAGGAGCTCCGTCACATCCAGCAGCGAACACTCGATGACGCCGACAGCTCGGCATCGAGCGCCGCCAACCAGCAGCTCGATGCCCTCTCTGCCGACACCATGAGCCTTTACCGTGGCCTCACAGAACGTGTCCGCGTCGTCAAGTCCAACCCTGAGGCCCAGTCGGCAAAGAACAATCCCCACGTCACCCGTATCGACCGCCGCCTCAAGTCGGCTATCCAGCAGTACCAGCAGGTTGAGTCGCAGTTCCGAAAGCGCACCCAGGATCAGATGGCTCGGCAGTACCGTATTGTTCGCCCCGATGCCACCGAAGCTGAGGTTCAGGCTGCCGTCGAGGACACTACCGGTGGCCAGGTCTTCCAGCAAGCCCTCATGCAGAGCGACCGCCAGGGCCGCGCCCGCGCCGCTCTCAGCGCTGTCCAAGATCGTCACGCCGCCCTCGTCAAGATTGAGCAGCAGATGGTCGAGCTCGCCCAGCTGTTCCAGGACATGGACACCTTGGTCGTCCAGCAGGAGGTTGCCGTCACCCAGATTGAgcagaaggccgaggaggtcgtCGAGAACCTTGATAAGGGTAACGAGGAGATTGGCGTCGCCGTCAACACGGCCCGCAAGACTCGCAAGAAGAAGTGGATCTGCCTGGGTATCTGTG TGGCAATCATTGTCGTCATCGTTATTATCGTGCTCATCTACATCTTTGTCATCAAGGGCCAGAACAACGACAACAAGAAGCGAAGCCTTGTCGACGACATCAACCGCACTCTACCTGCCATCAGCGCCATCGGCCGGCGATCTCGCATCATGGGCCGAAGCGCAGACGACAGCGAAGCTACcgccctccttgaccagctcACCAAGGGGCGCATGCACCTCCCTTCAATCCCGAAATAG
- a CDS encoding Chitinase, with product MSSSRKSRIASSMSNVMFTNAVYFPNYRIYQGDTPGMLNYSCINHVYYAYASVSADGGVFLSDEWADAGAPVDGVQGGLGSLMHLKQKHPHLRVVLSVGGGNSSEVFPLVASNTLLRDNFARSARGLVEASGLDGIDIAWEYPCDAQQGYDFLALLAAIRIHLPEEHYILTAALPANKAILQFLDLKLVTEYLDFINLMAYDFFGSWTPKAGHHSQLYAMNKEETSGSAGVSYLMSKGFPPKKILLGIPTFGRSFLHCSGAGHKFKGVGGAEDGTFEYSQLPRKGCKEVVDKRHVAAQCVGADGGFVTYDNPDTVKIKAGFCKQKGLGGLFYWNGPADAKEKSRSLIAAGFRALHSS from the exons ATGAGTTCTTCTCGCAAGTCGCGGATCGCGTCGAGCATGTCCAATGTCATGTTCACCAACGCCGTCTACTTCCCCAACTACAGGATATACCAGGGCGACACACCGGGGATGCTCAACTACAGCTGCATTAACCATGTTTACTATGCGTATGCCAGTGTTTCAGCCGATGGTGGTGTTTTT CTGAGTGATGAGTGGGCGGATGCTGGAGCGCCTGTCGACGGTGTACAAGGCGGGCTGGGCTCCCTGATGCATCTCAAACAGAAGCATCCTCACCTTCGAGTGGTTTTGTCTGTTGGAGGCGGCAATTCGTCAGAGGTTTTCCCCCTGGTGGCCTCTAACACGCTGCTGCGTGACAACTTTGCCCGGTCAGCGAGGGGCCTTGTTGAAGCCTCTGGCCTGGACGGAATCGACA TTGCCTGGGAATACCCGTGCGATGCGCAGCAAGGTTACGACTTTCTCGCGCTGCTGGCGGCCATCCGTATTCACCTGCCTGAGGAGCACTACATTCTCACGGCGGCGCTGCCcgccaacaaggccatcctgCAGTTTCTCGACCTGAAGCTGGTGACCGAGTACCTGGATTTCATCAACCTGATGGCATACGACTTCTTTGGCAGCTGGACGCCAAAGGCAGGCCACCACTCGCAGCTGTACGCCATGAACAAAGAGGAGACCTCGGGATCAGCGGGGGTTTCGTATCTCATGTCCAAGGGATTCCCGCCAAAGAAGATCCTGCTGGGCATCCCGACATTTGGGCGAAGCTTTCTCCACTGCTCGGGGGCTGGGCACAAGTTCAAGGGCGTCGGAGGCGCTGAGGATGGCACCTTTGAGTACAGCCAGCTCCCACGCAAGGGCTGCAAGGAGGTTGTCGACAAGCGCCATGTGGCAGCGCAGTGCGTGGGCGCAGACGGTGGCTTCGTGACGTACGACAACCCGGACAcggtcaagatcaaggctggATTTTGCAAGCAAAAGGGACTAGGG GGTCTCTTTTACTGGAACGGCCCGGCCGACGCCAAAGAAAAGTCGAGGAGCCTAATTGCGGCTGGCTTCCGCGCCTTGCACTCTTCGTAA
- a CDS encoding MRNA 3'-end-processing protein YTH1, whose translation MPAAVESAASAILNHSATPYNFRFSPFLRRTYQVGLPPDRPICKAFQSGHCPNGTRCSERHVSDAKTAQPTGGLNSLVCKHWLRGLCKKGEHCEFLHEYNLRKMPECNFFMRNGYCSNGDECLYLHIDPQSRLPPCPHYDMGFCPLGPNCSKKHVRRKLCAFYLAGFCPDGPDCKEGAHPKWSKNLEKPTLKSEEKKDEDVRMEMPRDEEMDRPREQQRDRDRDRDRDRDRDRDDGGRHGGRHGRGGKWRGRGRFRGRGH comes from the coding sequence ATGCCCGCCGCAGTCGAGTCTGCCGCATccgccatcctcaaccaTTCGGCGACCCCCTACAACTTCCGCTTCTCGCCCTTCCTCCGGCGAACATACCAGGTCGGCCTACCCCCCGACCGTCCCATCTGCAAGGCCTTCCAGTCTGGGCACTGCCCCAACGGCACGCGATGCTCCGAGCGCCACGTCTCTGATGCGAAGACGGCGCAGCCCACGGGCGGCCTCAACTCGCTCGTCTGCAAGCACTGGCTGCGCGGCCTGTGCAAGAAGGGCGAGCACTGCGAGTTCCTTCACGAGTATAATCTGCGCAAGATGCCGGAATGCAACTTCTTTATGCGCAACGGATATTGCTCAAACGGCGACGAGTGCCTCTACCTTCACATCGATCCTCAGAGTCGGTTGCCGCCCTGTCCTCACTATGACATGGGGTTCTGCCCGCTGGGACCCAACTGCTCAAAGAAACACGTCCGCCGCAAGCTCTGTGCCTTTTACCTTGCCGGTTTCTGCCCCGATGGCCCGGATTGCAAGGAGGGCGCCCATCCCAAGTGGTCCAAGAACCTGGAGAAGCCAACCCTTAAgtcggaggagaagaaggacgaggatgtTCGAATGGAGATGCCACGAGATGAGGAAATGGACAGGCCACGCGAGCAGCAAAGAGATAGAGACCGTGACCGAGATCGGGATCGGGACAGAGACAGGGATGATGGAGGCAGACACGGCGGTCGACACGGAAGAGGAGGTAAATGGCGTGGCAGGGGACGCTTCCGTGGAAGAGGTCATTGA